The following are encoded in a window of Hemiscyllium ocellatum isolate sHemOce1 chromosome 35, sHemOce1.pat.X.cur, whole genome shotgun sequence genomic DNA:
- the LOC132832864 gene encoding zinc finger protein 235-like has translation MEGKPLNSELCDQDFTQSLTPIGHQHIPTGEKPFKCKMCHKSFSQSRTLLKHRCIHKGEESFMCEVCHKSFSRSMNLHRHQRIHTGEKPFTCEVCEKSFSDSSNFRVHQRIHTGEKPFTCQVCDKSFSQLSSLQVHQVIHTGEKPFKCEICDKAYTTSTRLLMHQSIHTGEKPFRCEVCEVSFIESSELLIHQRIHTGEKPFKCEVCKKSFSQSSSLHTHQRIHTGERPFTCELCNKSFPYSSSLRVHIRSHTGERPFRCEVCDKSFSHLMSLRVHQCIHTREKPFTGEVCEKAFTQLQSILQHQTIHTGE, from the coding sequence ATGGAAGGGAAACCATTGAACAGTGAGTTGTGTGACCAAGACTTCACACAGTCATTAACACCCATTGGACATCAACACATTCCCACTGGGGAGAAGCCTTTCAAGTGCAAGATGTGCCACAAATCATTCTCTCAGTCACGGACCCTCCTCAAACACCGGTGCATTCACAAGGGGGAGGAATcatttatgtgtgaggtgtgccATAAATCATTCTCAAGGTCAATGAATCTCCACAGACATCaacgcattcacacaggggagaaaccattcacatgtgAGGTGTGCGAAAAATCCTTCTCTGACTCATCAAACTTCCGTGTGCACCAACgcatccacacaggggagaagccattcacatgtcaggtgtgtgacaaatcattttcACAGTTATCAAGCCTTCAGGTCCATCAGGTAATCCATACAGGGGAGAAACCCTTCAAATGTGAGATTTGTGATAAAGCTTACACCACATCGACCAGGCTTTTGATGCACCAGagtattcacacaggggagaaacccttCAGATGTGAGGTTTGTGAGGTGTCTTTCATCGAATCCTCTGAACTGCTGATACACCAGaggattcacacaggggagaaacccttCAAGTGTGAGGTGTGCAAGAAATCATTCTCGCAATCATCAAGTCTCCACACacaccaacgcattcacacaggAGAGAGACCATTCACATGTGAGCTGTGCAACAAATCCTTCCCCTATTCTTCAAGCCTCCGAGTACATATCCGCAGTCATACAGGTGAAAGACCTTTCAGGTGTGAGGTGTGCGACAAATCATTCTCTCACTTAATGAGTCTCCGTGTACACCAATGTATTCATACAAGAGAGAAGCCTTTCACAGGGGAAGTTTGTGAGAAAGCGTTCACACAGTTACAAAGCATCCTGCAGCATCAGACAATCCACACAGGGGAGTAA